In a genomic window of Vicinamibacterales bacterium:
- a CDS encoding DUF1587 domain-containing protein: protein MTTRLLAAVGLVLAGTPCWAQGGAPAPLASHPAAGDPQAVVDRYCAGCHNDRRRSGGFSWTTIDLADPGATPVESEKVIRRVRAGLMPPAGAPRPDRETLTALAASMEDAIDRKAAAAPFAGAPELRRLTRTEYANSIRALLDLDVDVAALLPPDQLGRNFDNMAEAMAITPTLVQGYVRAAS, encoded by the coding sequence ATGACGACACGCCTCTTGGCCGCGGTCGGGTTGGTACTCGCGGGAACGCCATGCTGGGCGCAGGGGGGGGCGCCGGCGCCCCTCGCCTCGCATCCGGCGGCCGGCGACCCGCAGGCCGTCGTCGACCGGTACTGCGCCGGCTGTCACAACGACCGGAGGCGGTCCGGCGGATTCAGCTGGACCACCATCGATTTGGCGGATCCCGGCGCGACGCCGGTCGAGTCGGAGAAGGTCATCCGCCGCGTGCGGGCCGGCCTGATGCCGCCGGCCGGCGCGCCGCGTCCGGACCGCGAGACGCTGACGGCGCTCGCCGCGTCGATGGAGGACGCCATCGACCGCAAGGCCGCCGCGGCGCCGTTCGCGGGAGCGCCCGAACTCCGCCGGCTGACGCGCACCGAGTACGCCAACTCGATACGGGCGCTGCTGGATCTCGACGTGGACGTGGCCGCGCTCCTGCCGCCCGATCAGCTCGGCCGCAACTTCGACAACATGGCCGAGGCGATGGCCATCACGCCCACGCTCGTCCAGGGCTACGTGCGCGCCGCCAGCTAG
- a CDS encoding DUF1592 domain-containing protein, translated as MSMYTVPKVVNQMRHVEGAPWGTRGGTAVVHTFPADGEYTFRLAFYYDYLETLFGQSLPPNLQDQQIEVSVDGARVALFTIDPNVPETKNLLTTPKIAVTAGPHRVAAAFLAKFDGPTEDAFRQVEQSMIDISAGIPGLVALPHLLSMTVAGPHVVQGMSDTPSRRRVFLCRPAAGADEMPCAQRIVTALARRAYRRAPTAADTEMLMGYYKEGRQGGDFESGIRLALQAIIANPKFVFRFERPAPAAARTAATYRITDVELATRLSYFLWSSAPDDRLQRLAAAGTLSQPATLEREVRRMVADPRSRALADSFAFQWLRLQSVKEADPDGGLYGNFTRNLGQSMTEETTLLFDLLVREDRGLLELLTADYTYVDELLAKHYGMPGVAGRTFRKVPVTDPNRRGVLGQASVLTLTSLATRTSPVMRGKYVMEVLMGVAPPAPPPNVPPLMENVENEQALSVRERLAKHRSNAACSACHSMMDPIGLALENFDAIGNWRATDAGTRVDPSGQLFDGTPLDGPGSLRAALLSRQDSFVLTFTENLLSYGLGRLLDARDMPTVRAIVRDAAKTDYRLSSFLMGVVTSVPFQRRQVEAPASSVSAEPGARAPRPAPPGGRQ; from the coding sequence ATGTCGATGTACACGGTGCCGAAGGTGGTCAACCAGATGCGCCACGTCGAAGGGGCCCCCTGGGGCACCCGCGGCGGCACGGCGGTCGTCCACACCTTCCCGGCCGACGGCGAGTACACCTTCCGCCTCGCGTTCTACTACGACTACCTCGAGACCCTGTTCGGCCAGAGCCTGCCGCCGAACCTGCAGGATCAGCAGATCGAGGTGTCGGTCGACGGCGCCCGCGTGGCCCTCTTCACGATCGACCCGAACGTGCCGGAGACGAAGAACCTCCTCACCACGCCGAAGATCGCGGTCACGGCCGGGCCGCACCGCGTCGCGGCGGCGTTCCTCGCCAAGTTCGACGGCCCCACCGAGGACGCGTTCCGCCAGGTCGAGCAGTCGATGATCGACATCAGCGCGGGCATTCCCGGCCTGGTCGCCCTGCCGCACCTGCTCTCGATGACGGTGGCCGGCCCCCACGTGGTGCAGGGCATGTCCGACACGCCCAGCCGCCGCCGCGTGTTCCTGTGCCGGCCCGCCGCCGGCGCCGACGAGATGCCGTGCGCGCAGCGCATCGTCACGGCCCTGGCGCGCCGGGCCTACCGGCGCGCGCCCACGGCGGCCGACACCGAGATGCTGATGGGCTACTACAAGGAAGGCCGGCAGGGCGGCGATTTCGAGAGCGGCATCCGGCTGGCGCTGCAGGCCATCATCGCGAACCCCAAGTTCGTCTTCCGCTTCGAGCGGCCCGCGCCGGCGGCGGCCCGCACCGCGGCCACGTACCGGATCACGGACGTCGAGCTCGCGACGCGGCTGTCGTATTTCCTGTGGAGCAGCGCGCCCGACGACCGCCTCCAGCGCCTCGCCGCGGCGGGCACCCTCAGCCAGCCGGCCACGCTCGAGCGCGAGGTGCGGCGGATGGTGGCCGACCCGCGGTCCCGGGCGCTGGCCGACAGCTTCGCCTTCCAGTGGCTGCGCCTGCAGAGCGTGAAGGAGGCGGATCCGGACGGCGGCCTCTACGGCAACTTCACGCGGAACCTCGGCCAGTCCATGACCGAGGAGACCACGCTGCTGTTCGACCTTCTCGTGCGCGAGGACCGCGGCCTGCTGGAACTGCTCACGGCCGACTACACCTACGTGGACGAACTGCTGGCCAAGCACTACGGGATGCCCGGCGTGGCCGGGCGCACGTTCCGGAAGGTGCCCGTGACCGACCCGAACCGGCGCGGCGTGCTGGGGCAGGCGAGCGTGCTGACGCTGACCTCGCTCGCCACGCGCACCTCGCCCGTGATGCGCGGGAAGTACGTGATGGAAGTCCTGATGGGCGTGGCGCCGCCGGCGCCGCCGCCGAACGTGCCCCCGCTCATGGAGAACGTCGAGAACGAACAGGCGCTCTCGGTGCGGGAACGACTGGCGAAGCATCGCTCGAACGCGGCGTGCTCGGCCTGCCACAGCATGATGGACCCGATCGGGCTGGCGCTCGAGAACTTCGACGCCATCGGGAACTGGCGCGCCACCGACGCCGGCACCCGCGTGGACCCGAGCGGCCAGCTCTTCGACGGCACGCCGCTCGACGGCCCCGGCAGCCTGCGGGCGGCCCTCCTCAGCCGCCAGGACTCCTTCGTCCTCACCTTCACCGAGAACCTCCTGAGCTACGGCCTCGGCCGCCTGCTCGACGCCCGCGACATGCCGACGGTGCGCGCGATCGTCCGCGACGCCGCGAAGACCGACTACCGGCTGTCCTCGTTCCTCATGGGCGTGGTCACGAGCGTGCCGTTCCAGCGGCGCCAGGTGGAAGCGCCCGCCAGCTCGGTGTCGGCCGAGCCTGGCGCGCGCGCGCCCCGCCCCGCCCCTCCCGGCGGACGGCAGTAG
- a CDS encoding DUF1552 domain-containing protein, giving the protein MFITKRHLSRRTVLRGMGAALSLPLLESMVPAQTLTRKTAAASKTRLMCIEMVHGSAGSTQHGMDTFMWMPEKTGADFAFTPILQPLEPFREYVTVVTETDLRPAEAWSANEEGADHFRSSAVFLTAAHPKQTEGSDVEAGTSIDQLYAQRFGQDTPMPSLQLGIENFDGAGACGFNYACVYSGPISWSSPETPMPMTIDPRQVFENLFGDGGTPADRAARQKANKSILDGITREVGRLQKDLGAADRARLTTYLESIREIERRIQRIEQKNASGEERELPAAPFGVPDSWEEHVALMFDLQVLAFSTDVTRVSSFKMSRDTSNRVFPESGFKTPFHTMSHHGSVASRIDDYAKLNTYHMTMLPPFLEKLRATPDGDGNLLDHSMILWGSPMGDSNVHAHKRLPVLLLGKANGAIRGNNHVRCAPETPYANVLLTMLRTLGVDQPSIGDSTGEVEL; this is encoded by the coding sequence ATGTTCATCACGAAGCGACACCTCTCCCGGCGGACCGTGCTGCGCGGCATGGGCGCGGCGCTCTCGCTGCCGCTCCTCGAGTCGATGGTCCCGGCACAGACGCTGACCAGGAAGACCGCGGCGGCGTCGAAGACGCGGCTGATGTGCATCGAGATGGTGCACGGCTCGGCGGGCAGCACCCAGCACGGCATGGACACCTTCATGTGGATGCCCGAGAAGACCGGCGCGGACTTCGCGTTCACGCCGATCCTGCAGCCCCTCGAGCCGTTCCGCGAATACGTCACCGTCGTCACCGAGACCGACCTCCGGCCGGCCGAGGCGTGGAGCGCCAACGAGGAAGGGGCCGACCACTTCCGGTCGAGCGCCGTCTTCCTCACCGCCGCGCACCCGAAGCAGACGGAGGGCTCGGACGTCGAGGCCGGCACGTCCATCGACCAGCTCTACGCCCAGCGCTTCGGCCAGGACACGCCGATGCCGTCCCTGCAGCTCGGCATCGAGAACTTCGACGGCGCCGGCGCGTGCGGTTTCAACTACGCCTGCGTCTACTCGGGGCCCATCAGCTGGTCGTCGCCCGAGACGCCCATGCCGATGACGATCGACCCGCGGCAGGTGTTCGAGAACCTGTTCGGCGACGGGGGCACGCCCGCCGATCGCGCGGCCCGCCAGAAGGCCAACAAGAGCATCCTCGACGGCATCACCCGCGAGGTGGGCCGGCTGCAGAAGGACCTCGGGGCCGCCGATCGCGCCCGGCTCACGACCTACCTCGAGAGCATCCGCGAGATCGAGCGGCGCATCCAGCGCATCGAGCAGAAGAACGCCAGCGGCGAGGAGCGCGAACTGCCCGCGGCGCCCTTCGGCGTGCCCGATTCATGGGAGGAGCACGTCGCGCTGATGTTCGACCTGCAGGTGTTGGCGTTCTCGACCGACGTCACCCGTGTGTCGTCGTTCAAGATGAGCCGCGACACGAGCAACCGCGTCTTCCCGGAGAGCGGCTTCAAGACGCCGTTCCACACGATGTCGCACCACGGCTCGGTGGCCTCCCGGATCGACGACTACGCGAAGCTGAACACCTACCACATGACGATGCTCCCGCCGTTCCTGGAGAAGCTGCGCGCCACGCCCGACGGCGACGGCAACCTCCTGGATCACTCGATGATCCTGTGGGGCAGCCCGATGGGCGATTCGAACGTCCACGCCCACAAGCGCCTGCCGGTGCTGCTCCTCGGCAAGGCCAACGGGGCCATCCGGGGCAACAACCACGTGCGCTGCGCGCCCGAGACGCCGTACGCCAACGTGCTGCTGACGATGCTGCGCACGCTGGGCGTCGACCAGCCGTCCATCGGCGACAGCACCGGAGAGGTGGAGCTATGA
- a CDS encoding ankyrin repeat domain-containing protein, translated as MTRATRIVMLMAAVAWAVPAAAQPAGTALVLAAMQRDAAAATALLAAGADVNAADGDGTTALHWAAYHGEVDLARALLAAGARVNAASRIGGMTALHMAARNGHAAIVGLLLDAGADAREANGNGTTVLMAAAGSGSAEAVTRLLDAGADVNAVDATNGQSALMFAAARNADAAIRVLLARGANPAATTKVVRLGRVLVDANGDPLSEEEAARIRSRQASTDPRRQGRVFGATVMGGMTALHFAAREGHMAAVRALVEGGASVNEVSGGEQTSPIVEAIINGHLDMARDLLDRGADPTLANIDGLTPLYAAVDMKWRHNTWYPQPTVDEERTGYLDLMSALIDKGADVNARLMRKLWFRKFRYGDDWVEPMGATAFWRAAQANDVAAMRLLASRGADPEIPTLLGVTPLMVAAGVGFEYQGTNIAPDARLAAVKYLVEDLRLDVNARDIQHYTPLHGAAYVGENDLVQYLVDHGADPKARARGRLGGTQGAVDVPEGTGDTVADMANGPREKSLLHPDTVRLLESLGSLNSHDCRSTACVNNTKRDTPEKPPGQ; from the coding sequence ATGACACGGGCGACGCGCATCGTGATGCTGATGGCGGCAGTGGCGTGGGCCGTGCCCGCGGCCGCCCAGCCGGCCGGTACTGCCCTGGTCCTGGCGGCCATGCAGCGCGACGCGGCGGCCGCCACGGCGCTGCTCGCCGCGGGCGCCGACGTGAACGCCGCCGACGGCGACGGCACGACGGCCCTCCACTGGGCGGCGTACCACGGCGAGGTCGATCTCGCCCGGGCGCTCCTCGCGGCCGGCGCGAGGGTGAACGCGGCCTCCCGGATCGGCGGCATGACCGCCCTGCACATGGCCGCCAGGAACGGCCACGCCGCCATCGTGGGGCTGCTGCTCGATGCGGGCGCCGATGCCCGCGAAGCCAACGGCAACGGCACCACCGTGCTCATGGCGGCCGCCGGGTCGGGCAGCGCCGAGGCCGTGACCCGGCTGCTCGACGCCGGCGCCGACGTGAACGCCGTCGACGCCACCAATGGCCAGTCCGCGCTCATGTTCGCGGCCGCTCGCAACGCCGATGCCGCCATCCGCGTGCTGCTCGCCCGCGGCGCGAATCCGGCGGCGACGACGAAGGTGGTCCGGCTCGGGAGGGTGCTGGTGGACGCCAACGGCGACCCCCTGTCGGAGGAGGAGGCGGCCCGCATCCGATCCCGCCAGGCCTCCACCGATCCCCGGCGCCAGGGCCGTGTGTTCGGCGCCACCGTGATGGGCGGCATGACCGCCCTCCACTTCGCCGCCCGTGAGGGCCACATGGCCGCGGTGCGCGCGCTCGTCGAGGGCGGCGCCAGCGTGAACGAGGTCTCGGGCGGCGAGCAGACCTCGCCCATCGTGGAGGCCATCATCAACGGCCACCTCGACATGGCGCGCGACCTCCTGGACCGCGGCGCCGATCCCACGCTGGCCAACATCGACGGCCTCACGCCCCTCTACGCCGCCGTCGACATGAAGTGGCGCCACAACACCTGGTACCCGCAGCCCACCGTGGACGAGGAGCGGACGGGGTACCTGGACCTCATGTCGGCGCTCATCGACAAGGGCGCCGACGTGAACGCACGGCTCATGCGCAAGCTCTGGTTCCGCAAGTTCCGCTACGGCGACGACTGGGTGGAGCCCATGGGCGCCACCGCGTTCTGGCGCGCGGCCCAGGCCAACGACGTGGCGGCGATGCGCCTGCTGGCCTCGCGCGGCGCGGACCCGGAGATCCCCACGCTGCTTGGCGTGACGCCGCTCATGGTCGCGGCCGGCGTCGGCTTCGAGTACCAAGGGACGAACATCGCGCCCGATGCGCGCCTCGCCGCGGTGAAATACCTGGTGGAGGACCTTCGCCTCGACGTGAACGCCCGCGACATCCAGCACTACACGCCCCTCCACGGCGCGGCCTACGTGGGCGAGAACGACCTCGTGCAGTACCTGGTCGACCACGGCGCCGACCCGAAGGCGCGCGCCCGGGGCCGCCTCGGCGGTACGCAGGGCGCCGTCGACGTGCCGGAGGGCACGGGCGACACGGTGGCCGACATGGCCAACGGTCCGCGCGAGAAATCGCTGCTGCACCCGGACACGGTCAGGCTGCTCGAGAGCCTCGGGTCGCTCAACTCGCACGACTGCCGCTCCACGGCATGCGTGAACAACACGAAGCGCGACACGCCGGAGAAGCCGCCGGGGCAGTAG
- a CDS encoding thioredoxin family protein, translated as MTVHALPSLRRGAAAVLMVAVTAVPALAQLRRIPVEIEALAGSDRVPAGATVKTALQVTLPEGLHVQSNKPRDPSLIPTELVLQPPAGIRGVEVVFPEAVDFPQEGLPEPLLVFERNFTIGVQLAVATDVAPGPQVVPFELHYQACNDKVCFAPASKTGELTLEIAPAGSPVAAQHADVLAAIKFGTGETPATPAPAFADPGGTPAAAAPADGMAALDGFTVVATTGGYLGTSDFMSFIQNAEAGIAERGLFEGRGPLAILLIVLVGGLALNLTPCVLPMVPINLAIIGAGAQAGSRRRGFLLGLTYGGAMAAVYGVLGLVVVLTASTFGTINASPWFNLGIALLFVALALAMFDVFEIDFSRFSGGVGAGGSRGSFPLAFTMGTVAALLAGACVAPVVIQVVLFASNLYATGTTIALALPFVLGIGMAIPWPIAGAGLAALPKPGPWMVRVKQAFGVLILGTAVYYGYLSYELFANRWVDADEVASSVEEKLKEGWHASLAEGLAVAEREGKPVLIDMWATWCKNCLTMDKTTLASSEVTQALDGYVKIKVQAEQPDEPPAADLMKRFNAVGLPAYAIIRPAGKPAAN; from the coding sequence ATGACCGTGCACGCCCTGCCCTCCCTTCGCCGCGGCGCGGCCGCCGTCCTGATGGTCGCGGTGACGGCCGTTCCGGCCCTCGCGCAGCTTCGGCGCATCCCCGTCGAAATCGAGGCCCTCGCCGGGAGCGACCGCGTGCCCGCGGGCGCCACGGTCAAGACGGCGCTGCAGGTGACGCTGCCCGAGGGGCTGCACGTGCAGTCGAACAAGCCGCGCGATCCCTCGCTCATCCCCACCGAGCTCGTGCTGCAGCCGCCGGCCGGCATCCGCGGCGTCGAGGTGGTCTTTCCCGAGGCCGTGGACTTCCCGCAGGAAGGGCTGCCGGAGCCGCTCCTGGTCTTCGAGCGGAACTTCACCATCGGCGTTCAGCTCGCCGTGGCCACTGACGTCGCGCCCGGGCCGCAGGTCGTGCCATTCGAGCTGCACTACCAGGCCTGCAACGACAAGGTGTGTTTCGCTCCCGCCTCGAAGACGGGCGAGCTGACGCTCGAGATTGCCCCGGCGGGCTCGCCGGTGGCCGCCCAGCACGCCGACGTCCTGGCGGCGATCAAGTTCGGGACGGGCGAGACGCCGGCCACGCCCGCGCCGGCCTTCGCCGATCCGGGCGGCACGCCGGCGGCGGCGGCGCCGGCCGACGGCATGGCCGCACTCGACGGCTTCACCGTCGTCGCCACCACCGGCGGCTACCTCGGCACCAGCGATTTCATGTCGTTCATCCAGAACGCCGAGGCGGGCATCGCCGAACGCGGGCTCTTCGAAGGCCGCGGGCCGCTGGCCATCCTGCTCATCGTGCTCGTCGGCGGCCTGGCCCTGAACCTCACGCCGTGCGTGCTGCCGATGGTGCCGATCAATCTCGCCATCATCGGCGCCGGCGCGCAGGCGGGCTCGCGACGCCGCGGCTTCCTGCTGGGGCTCACCTACGGCGGTGCCATGGCGGCGGTGTACGGCGTGCTCGGCCTGGTCGTCGTGCTGACGGCCAGCACGTTCGGCACGATCAACGCGTCGCCCTGGTTCAACCTCGGGATCGCCCTCCTGTTCGTGGCGCTCGCGCTGGCGATGTTCGACGTCTTCGAGATCGACTTCTCGCGCTTCTCGGGCGGCGTCGGCGCGGGTGGCAGCCGCGGCAGCTTCCCGCTGGCGTTCACCATGGGCACCGTGGCGGCGCTCCTCGCGGGCGCCTGCGTGGCCCCGGTGGTGATCCAGGTGGTGCTCTTCGCGAGCAACCTCTACGCGACGGGCACCACCATCGCCCTCGCGCTGCCGTTCGTGCTGGGCATCGGCATGGCCATTCCGTGGCCGATCGCGGGCGCGGGCCTGGCCGCGCTGCCGAAGCCCGGCCCCTGGATGGTCCGCGTGAAGCAGGCCTTCGGCGTGCTCATCCTGGGGACGGCCGTGTATTACGGCTACCTGTCCTACGAGCTCTTCGCGAACCGGTGGGTGGACGCCGACGAGGTGGCGTCGAGCGTCGAGGAGAAGCTGAAGGAGGGCTGGCACGCCTCGCTGGCCGAGGGCCTGGCCGTGGCCGAGCGCGAAGGGAAGCCCGTCCTCATCGACATGTGGGCCACGTGGTGCAAGAACTGCCTCACGATGGACAAGACCACCCTGGCCTCGTCCGAGGTCACGCAGGCCCTCGACGGCTACGTGAAAATCAAGGTCCAGGCCGAGCAGCCCGACGAGCCGCCGGCCGCGGACCTCATGAAGCGCTTCAACGCCGTGGGGCTGCCGGCCTACGCCATCATCCGGCCGGCAGGGAAGCCCGCGGCGAACTGA
- a CDS encoding DUF1592 domain-containing protein, with translation MFRPLAWCALAMAAAGMTVSAATPRPVASHQASAPAATSPQAVVEQSCIGCHNDRAKAGGLSLSGFQVAQAGDTPDVTEKMIRKVRAGQMPPAGARRPDDTVLARLAEALETAADQHAAAAVMPGRRSFQRLNRTEYALAVRDLVGLDVNAGDYLPLDSKMANFDNIADAQILSPTAMQSYLTAAAEISRLALGDRAATARESTYLIPRTTSQREHVEGAPFGTRGGLSVVHIFPADGEYRFRVSFYHETTGALYGNGRAALHTAEAPEQIEISIDGERAALLDIDRWMNSSDPDGVNLRSEAVPITAGPHRVSAAFVTRFEGPVQDLITPLDWSIASTSIADAYGFTTLPHLRDMAVTGPFEPTGVSDTPSRRKILTCHPASTAQQTQCAQRIVTELASQAFRRRATEKDVNALMALYRKGAASGGFEEGIRMALEGVLASPRFVFRFEERPTSVRDGQGYRVADVDLASRLSFFLWASAPDAALLAAAEAGRLSAPGELQRQVSRMLADPRADVLASRFAAQWLRLQDLDKIHPDVRFYPDADEQLKAAMRQETEAFFRYIVRERKPITDLFTADYTFVDERLARHYGMSGVVGPEMRLVRYPDERRRGILAHASILTLTSEAERTSPVLRGKWVMEVLLGTPPPAPPPNVPALDETPDAEGGRLRTVRERMEQHRKNPACMSCHRMIDPIGLALENFDVTGAWRIKDNGMPVDPASALYDGTPLASAHDLQAALMRRSGVLIRTFTENLATYALGRRLTATDMPFVRGVVRRAAGQGNTFEAFVTGIVTSPAFTMKGADLPAATTAAERAGR, from the coding sequence GTGTTCCGACCCCTGGCGTGGTGCGCCCTCGCGATGGCGGCGGCCGGCATGACGGTATCCGCGGCGACGCCTCGCCCGGTGGCCTCGCATCAGGCGTCCGCGCCGGCCGCGACGTCGCCGCAGGCCGTCGTGGAGCAGTCCTGCATCGGCTGTCACAACGACCGCGCGAAGGCCGGCGGCCTGAGCCTGAGCGGGTTCCAGGTGGCGCAGGCTGGCGACACCCCGGACGTCACGGAGAAGATGATCCGGAAGGTGCGGGCCGGGCAGATGCCGCCCGCGGGCGCGCGCCGCCCCGACGACACCGTCCTCGCGAGGCTGGCCGAGGCGCTCGAGACCGCCGCCGACCAGCACGCGGCCGCGGCGGTCATGCCCGGACGCCGGTCCTTCCAGCGCTTGAACCGCACCGAGTACGCGCTGGCCGTGCGCGACCTTGTCGGCCTGGACGTCAACGCCGGCGACTATCTGCCGCTCGACAGCAAGATGGCGAACTTCGACAACATCGCCGACGCGCAGATCCTCTCGCCGACGGCCATGCAGTCGTATCTCACGGCGGCGGCCGAGATCAGCCGCCTCGCGCTCGGCGACCGCGCGGCCACGGCGCGCGAGTCCACCTACCTGATCCCGCGCACGACCTCGCAGCGCGAGCACGTCGAGGGCGCGCCGTTCGGCACGCGCGGCGGCCTCTCGGTGGTCCACATCTTCCCGGCCGACGGCGAGTACCGCTTCCGGGTGTCCTTCTACCACGAGACGACGGGCGCGCTGTACGGCAACGGCCGCGCGGCCCTCCACACGGCGGAGGCGCCCGAGCAGATCGAGATCTCCATCGACGGCGAGCGCGCCGCGCTCCTGGACATCGACCGCTGGATGAACAGCTCCGATCCCGACGGCGTCAACCTGCGCAGCGAGGCCGTGCCCATCACTGCGGGCCCCCACCGCGTGTCGGCGGCCTTCGTGACGCGGTTCGAAGGGCCGGTGCAGGATCTGATCACGCCCCTCGACTGGTCCATCGCGAGCACGAGCATCGCCGACGCCTACGGGTTCACGACGCTGCCGCACCTGCGCGACATGGCCGTCACCGGTCCGTTCGAACCGACGGGGGTGTCGGACACGCCGAGCCGGCGGAAGATCCTCACGTGCCATCCGGCGTCGACCGCGCAGCAGACGCAGTGCGCCCAGCGCATCGTGACGGAGCTGGCGTCGCAGGCGTTCCGCCGCCGCGCCACCGAGAAGGACGTCAACGCGCTGATGGCCCTCTACCGCAAGGGCGCCGCGTCGGGCGGCTTCGAGGAGGGCATCCGGATGGCCCTCGAGGGCGTCCTGGCCAGCCCGCGCTTCGTGTTCCGGTTCGAGGAGCGGCCCACGTCGGTGCGCGACGGCCAGGGCTACCGCGTGGCGGACGTGGATCTGGCGTCGCGGCTGTCGTTCTTCCTCTGGGCGTCGGCGCCCGATGCCGCGCTGCTCGCGGCCGCCGAGGCCGGACGGCTGTCCGCGCCCGGGGAGCTCCAGCGCCAGGTGTCGCGCATGCTGGCCGACCCGCGCGCCGACGTCCTCGCCTCGCGCTTCGCCGCCCAGTGGCTGCGATTGCAGGATCTGGACAAGATCCACCCCGATGTCCGCTTCTACCCGGATGCCGACGAGCAGTTGAAGGCGGCCATGCGGCAGGAGACCGAGGCGTTCTTCCGCTACATCGTGCGCGAGAGGAAGCCCATCACCGACCTCTTCACGGCCGACTACACGTTCGTGGACGAGCGCCTGGCGCGGCACTACGGCATGTCCGGCGTGGTCGGCCCGGAGATGCGGCTGGTCCGCTACCCGGACGAGCGCCGCCGCGGGATCCTGGCCCACGCCAGCATCCTCACGCTCACGTCCGAAGCCGAGCGGACCTCGCCGGTGCTTCGCGGCAAGTGGGTGATGGAGGTGCTGCTGGGCACGCCGCCGCCCGCGCCGCCGCCGAACGTGCCGGCGCTCGACGAGACGCCGGATGCCGAGGGCGGGCGCCTCCGCACGGTGCGCGAGCGGATGGAACAGCACCGGAAGAACCCGGCCTGCATGTCGTGCCACCGCATGATCGATCCGATCGGCCTGGCCCTCGAGAACTTCGACGTGACCGGCGCGTGGCGGATCAAGGACAACGGGATGCCGGTGGACCCGGCCAGCGCCCTCTACGACGGGACGCCGCTCGCCAGCGCACACGACCTCCAGGCGGCGCTCATGCGCCGGTCCGGCGTGCTCATCCGGACCTTCACCGAGAACCTGGCGACCTATGCGCTCGGCCGGCGGCTCACCGCCACCGACATGCCCTTCGTCCGCGGCGTGGTGCGGCGGGCGGCCGGGCAGGGCAACACGTTCGAGGCGTTCGTCACCGGCATCGTGACGTCGCCCGCGTTCACGATGAAGGGCGCCGACCTGCCGGCGGCCACCACGGCCGCGGAGCGGGCGGGCCGGTAG